The Gemmatimonadota bacterium genome window below encodes:
- a CDS encoding DUF547 domain-containing protein has translation MSRSGRTRTAPRWRRWLAALALIWLAHAPLAQPTAAQAADPWAELLAAHGTGDGVRYGALRRDRARLNSYLRQLSAVTAAQFDGWTRAQQMAHLINAYNAYVIATVVDAYPIQRRLSVKSALRPGNSVWQIAGFFDGIKHRAAGRLLTLDEIEHQWLRERYRDPRIHFALVCAARSCPALRAEPYAAERLDEQLDDQARRFLGDTRKNRFEPAAAVVQLSSIFDWFGEDFRAPTGSEASQRFPGNATQRAVLAFIRHYLPSEAAAWLEAGRYGIEYLEYDWALNDVETH, from the coding sequence ATGAGTAGATCCGGCAGGACTCGAACCGCCCCGCGCTGGCGACGCTGGCTCGCCGCTCTGGCCCTGATCTGGCTGGCCCATGCACCGCTGGCCCAACCAACCGCGGCGCAGGCGGCCGACCCCTGGGCCGAGCTGCTCGCGGCCCATGGGACGGGGGACGGCGTGCGTTACGGCGCGCTCCGGCGGGATCGGGCGCGGCTCAACAGCTACCTCCGGCAGCTCAGCGCCGTCACAGCCGCGCAGTTTGATGGCTGGACCCGGGCGCAGCAGATGGCGCACCTGATCAATGCTTACAATGCCTACGTCATCGCCACGGTGGTCGACGCATACCCGATCCAGCGGCGGCTCAGCGTCAAGTCTGCCTTGCGGCCGGGGAACTCGGTATGGCAGATCGCGGGCTTCTTCGACGGGATCAAGCATCGCGCAGCCGGCCGGCTGCTCACGCTGGACGAGATCGAGCACCAGTGGCTGCGCGAGCGCTACCGCGACCCCCGCATCCACTTCGCGCTGGTATGTGCTGCCCGGTCCTGCCCGGCCTTGCGCGCAGAGCCGTATGCCGCGGAGCGTCTCGATGAGCAACTCGATGACCAGGCGCGCCGTTTCCTGGGCGACACGCGCAAGAACCGATTCGAACCGGCGGCAGCCGTGGTGCAGCTCTCCTCGATCTTCGACTGGTTCGGCGAGGATTTCCGCGCCCCCACGGGCAGCGAAGCATCCCAGCGCTTCCCGGGTAATGCCACGCAGCGTGCCGTGCTGGCCTTCATCCGCCACTACCTGCCATCGGAAGCCGCGGCCTGGCTGGAAGCGGGCCGCTATGGGATCGAATACCTGGAGTACGACTGGGCGTTGAATGACGTGGAAACGCACTAG